The following are encoded together in the Balaenoptera acutorostrata chromosome 9, mBalAcu1.1, whole genome shotgun sequence genome:
- the LOC103008808 gene encoding olfactory receptor 2D3, producing the protein MGEENHTFVAEFIFLGLSQDLQTQILLFILFLIIFLLTVLGNLLITILIFMDSRLHTPMYFFLRNLSFTDLCFSTSIVPQVLVHFLVKRKTISFFGCMTQIIVFLLVGGTECALLAVMSYDRYVAVCKPLHYSTVMTQQVCIQLAIGSWASGALVSLVDTTFTFQLPYQGQNIINHYFCEPPALLKLASADTYSTEMAIFAMGVVILLAPVSLILVSYWNIISTVIQMQSGEGRLKAFSTCGSHLIVVVLFYGSGIFTYMWPNSKTTEEWDKMISVFYTVVTPMLNPIIYSLRNKDVKGSLRKLIGRKSSSQRR; encoded by the coding sequence ATGGGAGAAGAAAACCACACTTTTGTGGCTGAGTTTATCTTCCTTGGCCTTTCACAGGACTTGCAGACCCAGATCCtgctgtttattctttttcttatcatttttctGTTGACTGTGCTTGGAAACCTGCTCATCACTATTCTCATCTTCATGGATTCTCGACTTCACACCCCCATGTACTTTTTTCTTAGAAATCTCTCTTTCACAGATCTCTGTTTCTCTACTAGTATTGTCCCTCAAGTGTTGGTCCACTTCCTGGTAAAGAGgaaaactatttctttttttgggtgTATGACACAGATCATTGTTTTCCTTCTGGTTGGGGGCACAGAATGCGCACTGCTGGCAGTGATGTCCTATGACCGGTatgtggctgtctgcaagccccTGCACTACTCCACTGTCATGACCCAACAAGTGTGTATCCAGTTAGCCATAGGGTCCTGGGCTAGTGGCGCACTAGTGTCTCTGGTAGATACCACCTTTACTTTCCAACTTCCCTATCAAGGACAGAACATTATCAATCACTACTTTTGTGAACCCCCTGCCCTCCTGAAGCTGGCTTCAGCAGATACTTACAGCACAGAAATGGCCATCTTTGCAATGGGTGTGGTCATCCTCTTAGCTCCTGTCTCCCTGATCCTTGTCTCCTACTGGAATATCATCTCCACTGTGATCCAGATGCagtctggggaggggaggctcaAGGCTTTCTCTACCTGTGGCTCCCATCTCATTGTTGTTGTCCTCTTTTATGGATCAGGAATATTTACCTACATGTGGCCAAATTCCAAGACCACAGAAGAATGGGATAAAATGATATCTGTGTTCTATACAGTGGTGACTCCAATGTTGAACCCCATAATTTATAGCCTGAGAAATAAGGACGTCAAAGGAAGTCTCAGGAAACTGATTGGAAGAAAGTCCTCTTCTCAGAGACGGTGA
- the LOC103009101 gene encoding LOW QUALITY PROTEIN: olfactory receptor 2D2 (The sequence of the model RefSeq protein was modified relative to this genomic sequence to represent the inferred CDS: inserted 1 base in 1 codon; substituted 1 base at 1 genomic stop codon): MRQTNQTQVTEFLLPGLSDDQHTQQLLFILFLGVYLVTVLGNLLLMFLIQVDSQLHTPIYFFLCNLSLADLCFSTNIVPQALXALLSRKKVISFTRCAAQFLLFLIFGCTQCAHLAVMSYDRYVAICNTWHYPSIMTWRVYVQLAVGSWTSGILVSVVDSTFTLRLPYRGSNNIAHFFCEVPALLILASTDTRTSEMAIFFMGIVILLIPVSLILVSYGHIIVTVVRMKSAAGRLKAFSTCGSHLMVAIFFYGSAIVTYMTPKASKEQEKLVSVFYAVVTPMLNPLIYSLRNKDVKGTLXKVATRNFPCRLGIFH, translated from the exons ATGAGACAGACAAATCAGACACAGGTGACAGAATTCCTCCTTCCGGGACTCTCTGATGACCAACACACCCAGCAGCTGCTTTTCATCTTATTCCTGGGTGTCTACCTGGTCACTGTGCTTGGAAATCTACTTCTCATGTTCCTCATTCAGGTTGACTCCCAGCTTCACACacccatatatttttttctctgcaatTTATCTCTGGCTGACCTCTGTTTCTCTACCAACATCGTTCCTCAGGCCC GAGCCCTGCTATCCAGAAAGAAAGTGATTTCATTCACACGTTGTGCAGCTCAGTTTCTACTCTTCCTCATTTTTGGGTGTACACAGTGTGCCCATTTGGCGGTGATGTCCTATGATCGGTATGTGGCTATCTGCAACACTTGGCATTACCCTAGCATCATGACTTGGAGGGTGTATGTCCAGCTGGCTGTAGGATCATGGACCAGTGGCATTCTGGTGTCTGTGGTGGACAGCACCTTCACACTAAGGCTACCCTACCGAGGCAGCAATAATATTGCTCATTTCTTTTGTGAGGTCCCTGCACTGTTGATCCTGGCATCCACAGACACCCGCACTTCAGAGATGGCCATTTTCTTCATGGGGATTGTGATTCTCCTCATACCTGTTTCTCTAATTCTGGTATCCTATGGCCACATCATAGTGACTGTGGTCAGGATGAAGTCAGCTGCGGGGAGGCTCAAGGCATTCTCTACCTGTGGCTCCCACCTCATGGTGGCCATCTTTTTTTATGGGTCAGCAATTGTCACCTACATGACACCAAAGGCTTCCAAAGAACAGGAAAAGCTGGTTTCTGTGTTCTATGCAGTGGTGACCCCCATGCTTAATCCCCTCATCTACAGCCTGAGGAACAAGGATGTGAAGGGAACTCTGTGAAAAGTAGCCACAAGGAATTTCCCTTGCAGACTTGGAATTTTCCACTGA
- the LOC103009385 gene encoding LOW QUALITY PROTEIN: olfactory receptor 10A4 (The sequence of the model RefSeq protein was modified relative to this genomic sequence to represent the inferred CDS: deleted 2 bases in 1 codon; substituted 1 base at 1 genomic stop codon), whose amino-acid sequence MPNEILGRKITWGNWIIVNEFLLVGFSALSSELQALLFLLFLIIYLVTLMGNVLIILVTTEDSALQSPMYFFLRNLSFLEMGFNLVFLPKVLETVIIQDTTISFLGCATQMYFFFFFGAAECCLLATMTYDHYVAICDPLRYPVIMGHRACAQLAAASXFSGFPLATVQTTWIFSFLFSGPNKVNHFFCDNLPVIALGRANTSLFEPEALTATVLFIFFPFLLILGSYVCILSTIFRMPSAKGKCKGFSTCSSHFLVVSLFYSTAILTYFRLQSSTSPVSKKLLSLSYRVVTPMLNPIIYSLRNSEVKTALRWTIHRTQDPQKL is encoded by the exons ATGCCCAATGAAATCCTGGGCAGAAAAATAACATGGGGAAACTGGATAATTGTCAATGAGTTTCTTCTTGTGGGCTTCTCAGCCCTGTCCTCTGAGCTACAAGCTctgttgtttctcctttttctgatCATTTACCTGGTTACCCTAATGGGAAATGTCCTCATAATCCTGGTCACTACAGAGGACTCTGCCCTCCAAAGTCCTATGTACTTTTTCCTCAGGAACTTGTCTTTCCTAGAGATGGGTTTCAACTTGGTTTTTCTGCCCAAGGTGCTGGAGACCGTGATCATCCAAGACACAAccatctccttccttggctgTGCTACCCAGAtgtacttcttcttcttctttggaGCTGCTGAGTGCTGCCTCCTGGCCACAATGACATATGACCACTATGTAGCCATCTGTGACCCTTTGCGCTACCCAGTCATCATGGGTCACAGGGCCTGTGCCCAGCTGGCAGCTGCCTCCTAGTTCTCAGGATTTCCATTGGCTACTGTGCAAACCACATGGATTTTTAGCTTCCTTTTTTCTGGCCCCAACAAGGTGAACCATTTTTTCTGTGACAACCTCCCTGTCATTGCACTGGGCCGTGCTAAT ACCTCTCTGTTTGAACCGGAGGCTCTGACAGCCACTGTCCTATtcatcttcttccctttcttgttGATCCTGGGGTCCTATGTCTGCATCCTCTCCACTATCTTCAGGATGCCCTCAGCCAAGGGGAAGTGCAAAGGCTTCTCCACCTGTTCCTCCCACTTCCTGGTTGTCTCCCTCTTCTACAGCACTGCCATCCTCACATACTTCAGACTCCAGTCCAGCACCTCTCCTGTGAGCAAGAAGCTGCTGTCACTGTCCTACAGGGTGGTGACTCCCATGTTGAACCCCATCATCTACAGCTTAAGAAATAGTGAAGTAAAGACTGCACTGAGGTGGACCATCCACAGGACCCAGGACCCTCAGAAACTATGA